The following proteins are co-located in the Heteronotia binoei isolate CCM8104 ecotype False Entrance Well chromosome 8, APGP_CSIRO_Hbin_v1, whole genome shotgun sequence genome:
- the POLR2F gene encoding DNA-directed RNA polymerases I, II, and III subunit RPABC2, giving the protein MTALFSLHLRELAPPFTRIVVSDNVSPDPEVHVLLSLFCGILGVVWLVSWVVVRLFLKSSSMSDNEDNFDGDDFDDVEEDEGLDDLENAEEEGQENVEILPSGERQQANQKRITTPYMTKYERARVLGTRALQIAMCAPVMVELEGEMDPLLIAMKELKARKIPIIIRRYLPDGSYEDWGVDELIITD; this is encoded by the exons ATGACAGCCTTGTTTTCCCTGCACCTGCGGGAGCTAGCCCCTCCCTTTACCAGGATAGTCGTTTCCGACAACGTCAGTCCTGACCCGGAAGTACACGTTCTTTTAAGTCTCTTCTGTGGAATACTTGGCGTTGTTTGGCTGGTCTCGTGGGTGGTTGTGCGTCTGTTCTTGAAAAGCAGCAGCATGTCCGATAACGAAGACAA CTTTGATGGAGATGATTTTGATGATGTGGAGGAAGATGAAGGGCTGGATGATCTGGAAAATGCAGAGGAA GAGGGTCAGGAAAATGTAGAAatcctgccatctggagagcggCAGCAGGCAAACCAGAAGCGGATTACCACACCTTATATGACCAAATATGAGCGGGCCAGAGTTCTTGGTACCCGTGCCCTCCAGATAGC CATGTGTGCTCCAGTTATGGTAGAACTGGAAGGAGAGATGGATCCTTTGCTGATTGCAATGAAAGAGCTGAA agCTCGGAAGATCCCCATAATTATCCGCAGGTACCTGCCAGATGGAAGTTATGAAGACTGGGGTGTCGATGAATTAATTATCACAGATTGA
- the C8H22orf23 gene encoding UPF0193 protein EVG1, whose translation MASGERTTPPVAKGTGFWHAPIVTEYSKETQELLKVMMQESKLTNFQQRYLRNCMERGDSLPLHCNPTSSKEPQLPKPVSSPPKVFLSISPFGRPHLRPAQACQAGDAYTRERFRPRATRDLEKEKERLQNILATGKDKVEGEPRKKPVKVEEVVPEPDRFEELVNEVEDRKQFLEEMEALGQGKLYQGIILTEISQKLREMEIIDNQRSAEMREAVAKAFNIGNKPDPESRDQE comes from the exons ATGGCTTCTGGAGAAAGGaccacacctcctgtggcaaaaGGCACTGGATTCTGGCATGCTCCCATTGTAACTGAATACAGCAAAGAAACACAGGAGTTATTAAAAG TGATGATGCAAGAATCCAAACTAACAAACTTCCAACAACGTTATCTTAGAAACTGTATGGAAC gTGGTGATTCACTGCCTCTCCACTGCAACCCAACATCCAGCAAAGAGCCACAACTTCCAAAGCCTGTTTCTTCACCCCCAAAAGTTTTCTTGTCAATCAGTCCGTTTGGCAGACCTCATCTCCGCCCTGCTCAAGCCTGCCAGGCAGGTGATGCCTATACCCGAGAGAGATTCAGGCCACGAGCCACTC GAGAcctggaaaaggagaaggaaaggcTCCAAAATATTTTAGCAACAGGAAAGGATAAAGTGGAAGGAGAGCCCCGGAAGAAGCCAGTTAAAGTGGAAGAGGTGGTACCGGAGCCTGACCGGTTTGAAGAAT TGGTGAATGAAGTTGAAGATCGGAAGCAGTTTCTGGAAGAAATGGAGGCTCTGGGGCAGGGCAAGTTGTATCAAGGGATCATACTCACTGAAATATCACAG aAGCTACGGGAGATGGAAATCATTGATAATCAGAGAAGTGCAGAAATGAGAGAGGCGGTAGCTAAAGCCTTTAATATAGGCAACAAGCCTGATCCTGAAAGCAGAGATCAAGAATAG